GGAAGGGATGGCTTCTCTAGCATCTCGATCGGCGGCTTTGTGTCTTCGGGAAGGGATGGCTTCTCTAGCATCTCGATCCCGGCTTTTTCTCAGTAGATCTACCACCCAGAGCGCTTcagttgttcttcttcttgcctCTCTTTCTAAGTCTCAGAAGACTTTTCTCCTCCACTCGGTTGTATGTGGCGTTTGAAACTATCTTGAATTGATTATTATGAACGATTTAGGCGGTTGTTAGCTTTGTGGGTCTCGTAGATCCTTCAGTTTGTTTGGTTCATTGGCTCGAGCTTTGAGTATAATGTTCAGGTGGAACAGAGAGTATCCGGTTAGTCTATGCCGTCGACGTTGATCCGTAGAATCGTCGTGATAGCTCCGGAGGTTTCGATTACGACACGGGTTACTGTCCCGTGTTGgtaatgagttttttttgggCTTTAGGTCCAAGTTTGGCTTTGCAAGTGATCGGTTTGTCTTTGTGCTTTTTATTTATGGTTGTTGTAGTCTCGGACTGATTTTTATTTGGGCTTTCGATCCATATAAAATTctagacgacaaaaaaaaagtaatggtaTACGTTTTCTTGCCTAACTCCACTAACAAGCTAACAATATTATACTTACCAACTACTACTTGATTTTAATTTGATTCAGAGAGATTGACTCATGGAATCTGTTTATGCTAATCAGTTTAACAACCCCTAACTTATTCATTATTATTGATATCGAAACAAATCCCACAAGTTAATATTCTATTAGCCTAATTTATTTTCACATCTTAAGGCAGTAAAATTTTACAAACGCaaattatagaagaaaaaaatcttaaagcaACAAAATAAAGAACAACATAAGAAGCTAATAGTTTATTTTGGGAACAAAATCAAGCCATGatagtttttataaagaaaacccAAGCTATAATAGTTTCACCTACTAAGTTAGTAATTtgtaatttcttttacatataaaattagcTAGCTGGTCAATAAAAAATTAGCACTTTTCGAAAGGTTAGAGCATGACTAACCACGGTTTTTAGTCGGGGTTCTTAActtatgatttgacattttcttttttacacttttcaacTAAGAAacggctcttatatctcttatttaagagacagttcttaacttttcttagttaaaatctaagaaaaactaagaaccatTTTTTAGCTGAAGGTAAGAatcctaattaaaaaaaatggggTTAATGATGGTCTTGGAGACCGTCCTTTTAAACTAACTCGCCTGCACCATCCCCTTATATCGGGTGTCTAATTCTACATCGTATTCCCTTTTTATATTGTCTAACCAATTACAAACAAAATGTGATaagtattatttaattttactatCGAAACTCGTATCTTCCTTCCTCTCCATCCTTTTTCATCTTACCTTTGAATCTATTCATACTTGTATATAAAGCTTTACTTCCTCCTCTGCTACTCCTTTTCTATCAATAACCAAAACACATTCATtgttttaaactctaaaccctacacTCCAAACATCTGAGCTAccaccaaaaacaaaaatgagacCCTTTGGTTTGATCTTTACGGTCATGTTCTTGGTCTCAGCCTTTTCGGAATCAAGAACCGCCGATTGCAGAGTTCTCCTTGGTGGTTCATGGGAGGATATAGGTCAATCTAAGAATCACGGAGTTGATTTGCGAAGTAAAGAATTGTTAGGGGTCGTGATACGTGGTTATAAAAGGCTACGATCGATCTCTTCAGCTGGAGAGAGGATGCACACAATGGCTTCAGGACCGAGCAGGAGAGGTGCTGGTCACTAAAAGACTGTTAACCCATGCACTTACATTATGTCTATAAATCAATATTGCTTAGCTCAGGTTATAGTAAATAGTTTTCAGTTGTTATaggttattatatttatttagtcGTGAAAGATCAACGTAAAGTTTAGAGAGGAAATATTCTTTGATCATACAATAGTTGGTTCCTTCTAATAAAAATCACGTGCCAATAAATTgataattttgttttgattgaatTTAGAATAGTTTGAGATCCACGTTAACCGTGTAAATTCGAGATGAATCAGTTTTTTTCCATTATGGTGCATTACAAATGAAACAACCACAACACTCATCAAAAGCGTTAACAGCAAAACTACTATCTCAAAAAGAATACAATGTTATTTCATGCTATACTACTACATAGTAGTTAGAAATTGGATTAATATCGGTCGCAACTTCCATGATTGATAAGATGCaaacatatattttgtgttCGAAGCTTTGGCCTTTGGGTATTAAAAGGgacattttgttttgttgtccTTCTATGGAGCCGGAAATGTAGAAGCTATAAGCTTCATATGCACTGTTCGGAATAAGGCCCAATTAGGACGATTATTACAAAGCTAGTCGAATTTATCTACGATGAcagttttttcttaaaaaatatttattattactaAATTGCTTTGGAAAATTGACAAAaagtttgaataaataattctctttaaccaaaaatatatagatatcaagTTTTGTTAATTTGGAACGGTAATgagaaaattaatcaaaaagcCCATTTAAAGGCCCATtcaaattttctctttttacaCACCAGCGAGCATTTTCTACCATATGATTCATATCTCTTTTGCTGGTTTTTGTTGTAAACTTACAAGCAAAAGACAGAGAAGGCGACGATGAGTACGATGAAGCCAAGCCGGAGCGACGAAGTATCCGACCCAGATCAGCAGATCAAGAACTCTAACGAGATCAGAGCTGGTTTCGATTCCTTGGCACCTAAGCGACCCACTAAACCACCCGAGCGAGCCAGCACCTCTCGGATCTTTCTCTACTTCCGACCAAACCACAGACCACCCGGAGGCTGACAAGTTCCAAAATCTCCAGTCACAAACTCATGTTCGGTTTCTCTAactcactctttttttttcttcatgtaAACTTATCGTCATAATTGAGATTGTGGTTGAAAAATTCAGGGTAATATTCTGCATGGAGGAGGTTCAGCTGCTGTTCAAGATGAGTTCTTAGAGACAGAGTATTACACGAATCTCACCTCCATTGATAAGCAACATCACACGGTTCTCATTttatctccctctctctctctttataatTCATAATCTCAGCTGAAGATATTTAACTTTATAGTAAAATGTGGCTTTGTTTCTCTGGAACTAGACGGGAAGTGGGTTTATCAATGTGGTGAAGGAAGATAGCGGTGAAGAGGCCGTTCCAGCCGCCGCTGCACTCGACGACGACGGAGGAGAAAAGGCGGTTTACAAAAGCAACCCGGCGACGAACGACTGGATTCCTGCCGCGGAGGAAGACCTCACTTCCGAGTTTTCatctaaaccgaaccgaagCGAGAGTTCTTGAATAATATCTTTAACAATGTTTCTTACCTTCTTCCAGATGTTGTGTGTTTCCTGATATTAttgtaataaaatttgaaatcagagaattatatgttttgccagtaatttgaaaacaataaaattcaATAGGGATAAGAAGAAGATCCCAACTCTCAAATTAATATCCATGATGAGATAAACTTTCTGTGGACTGTATTAGATATAGAGCAAACGCATACATCAAACGACATCATCTTGCTACAATAATGTCCACACTGGTCTCTCCGGCCTTAACGACGTAGGATGGATACACCACTTGGATTATGTATAGTCCACAAAATAACCAACACGTACGATTGTATCACGTGGAACATCGAACCCACCAATGAAACAATTAGAAGATGAGAAATGAGGAGCTATAAGTCTTAGTGTCTCGGTCACAACATTTTTTAATAAGTAGTGATGATTATGATGGTGAACGGTGATTCCATTCAAGTATCAATGTTTTATCTCGTTGAGACTAGTATTTGTGGATGATTCAATAGACTTGACATTGCCCATTCCACGGTTAAGACCAATGTATCTGTGACTCCTATTAGCATCATCTCATAATAAAATCCAATAATGAAAATGGGACCGTTGTTGTGTGACATAAACGAGAGTATGGGACTAATATTAATTTTCCCCCTCAtttcttttgtttggtttaaatGTATTTGTCGTCGTTCCCTGGTTTCTAGTTATTTCCAGCTGGGGTTGGAGATAACAATCAAGATTAGTGATCGGTGTTAACATCAGTATAGTAACTTACTCCCGGAAAACCTCTGTCCAGCCATCATTCTTTTATCACGTTTGAGGTGAAACCCGTTAATAACGGTCGAACTCCACCTTAATAAACGATGTTCTTGTTATGGTTTGATCACGAGTAcacattttattttctagatttGAATATATTGATGTAAAATGAAAGAATAAGAATCGTTATAAATTCTTCTACCTACTAAATCGGGCAATTTTATTTTAACCTAGATATCCATTAATGGTATCAACGAAATTAACTAGTACAGAGCTGAATACACAATATTTCACCCAATGCTAGAAATGTCTTAATTCCATGGCATCAATGGTTTGTACTTTTCTGCTTTATCGCTAGAATCGGTCTATTGGATATATACCACTAGATTTAATCAAGGGCTCCCTTTAATCAAATCATATCTTCTTAGAAAATCctcaaaaaatatttctaagtcTATATTTTAGAGGTTTATATCAGGAGACATAAATTTGGACTTATGTATATATAGATGTGATCTTGTACATATCACAAACCCATAAACAGAAGtccaaatttatatgtttaaattttcaaaattgacTAAAATTGCAAAAATGTAGCTATAACTAAAAAATGACGTCAATAAACCATATTACAACTCTCAAccaacacatatatatatactcatcaTAGACGCTTATTAAACTAAACTTGTTGAACCACACAATACTTTAATTCCAAAATTCTTAATAAACCATCAATATGGGGTTCTACACAAACAATTACATAGACTGTGTCATTTTACGGGTAACGACACGTGACTTGCACTTGGCTCGCAATGGAATAGCTTTAGGCATAGTGAGCCCTTTGTCTTCCATCATGTCCACAAGTTCTTCACCAACTCTCTCCCACTCGAAACACTGAATTAAACACCCAAGAGCCAGGCTCACTAGACGCTTCCCAAGCTCAACTCCAGGACAAGCTCGTCGTCCCATCCCAAACGGCATTAGCTTTTGAGCCTCTCCTTCTTTCTCGAACCTCTCCGGCTTGAACCTCTCTGCCTCTTCCCATACACCAGGATCTCTATGCATAGCCCACACGTTTGTTAACAACATTGTGCCACGTGGCATATCGTATCCCGCCACTTTACAATCATCCGATGAATAATGTGGGAGGAGTAGAGGAACCGGTGGGTACAAACGCAATGTTTCAGACACGATGTACTGGAGATAAGGGAGATTTTCAATGTCTGATTCGTCAATTAACCGGTCTGAACCAATTTTATCATCTATTTCTGCTCTTGCTTTCTCAAGTATCTTTGGATGGTTCAACAAATTGGACAATGCCCATTCTAGAGTTATTGAGGATGTGTCTGTCCCCGCAATTACCAGAGACTGTATATGCATATTAAATAGTTAGTAAACTCTCATTGTATACatagtatactatatataaattagttaatAGTCCAGTTTTATGAAGTGTCATTTTGTCATTTCACACAAATTGACAAAATAATTGAaacgaatatatatttttaataactacAATTATTTAACTAATGCTTgtgtttaatataaataaaattattataaaattcaatggattttgtaattaatatttaattttaattagaagaAATTGTGTTGGAATTCTAAAGTAACTCTATTTGTGTAACCAAAAATGTCAAAAATGATGCTCAAAGGGACGATATACTTACGATTATGATTCCTTTGATGATGATATCAGTATAATACTCGGGTTGGGTTTCTTGGAGGGAAAGCAAGTGATCGATCAAGGTTTGACCCCTTTCTTTCTCTGCACGTTTCTCATCAACCAGTTTTTGCAAGAATCCATCGAACCGTTTACCCAAAAGTTTGGCCCGTTTTTCAACATCTGTGACCCAACGTATGATGGGAAGATAGTCAGCTAGATTTCCAGCACCAGCGCCGGCCACCGCCTCCGATATAAGTTCCCTCACAACTTTGGCCTCGTCATTGTCTTCTGTGCCACTACCGAAATATCGTTTTCCGGCTACCATCCTGATGATATTGTTGAAAGCCAAGTTGGCTAATAATGATTTCATCTCCACTTCAGCAAACCCCTGTGAGGCGTATAccgataaaaaaaattcaagttaataaattttaattgatacaaaattatgtatatgtaGTATACTACTCGAGCTACATTATCTTcagttttcaaatttattacatATTGTGTTCACATTTCCCTTGTTATTCAAAATTGTATTTAGTTATATGAAGTGACGACTAATAgagaaaatatatgtttttttttggcaaccTTAAATAATAGAGAAACCTTGATAGAACACATTAATAACTAGTCACACGGAGATggagtaaataatatatatacgtatttgtattaatattttttgagcaATTGCATTGATGCTACTTAAACAACGGCGCAAATCGTAAGCCTTGATTTGCTATACtgcaaagaacaaaaataattgataaatatatagaaatgtCTTACGTGTAAAGAGTTTCTCGACAGGTGTGATATGAGCCGTCGGATCTCGTCTTTACGGATAGACATGAAGGTGTTGACCCTATGAGAAGAGAATATCTCGACGGCGGCGACGCGGCGGAGGTTTCTCCAGTGGTCGCCGTAAGGAGCTGCAATCATGATGGTGGAGTCGTAGGCGACGTGTTTCCCCATGATGAGCTCGGGACGGCTCGCTAGAACGACATCGTTTCTTGTGAAGCATTCTTCCGCTACAGAATGCGAGGAGACGACGTAGACGAGGCGGTTTCCTAGGCGGAGGTGGAAGATAGGAGTATCTCCTAGTGATTGAGAGAGGGAGAGGAGTGTTCGCTGGACAGGGTGCTTGAGGAGATAGAGGTGGCCGATAAACGGTAAAGAGTAAGCAGGTGAAGGAGGAAGATTCAGTTTCCGAGTCGAGTTTTTGAACAAGAATT
This genomic interval from Brassica napus cultivar Da-Ae unplaced genomic scaffold, Da-Ae ScsIHWf_77;HRSCAF=142, whole genome shotgun sequence contains the following:
- the BNAC07G46450D gene encoding uncharacterized protein BNAC07G46450D, coding for MRPFGLIFTVMFLVSAFSESRTADCRVLLGGSWEDIGQSKNHGVDLRSKELLGVVIRGYKRLRSISSAGERMHTMASGPSRRGAGH
- the LOC106407641 gene encoding cytochrome P450 81D11-like, producing MWFNLPHTNKDRSKTVKQQTKEKMDFNPILLLSFLLILISIKFLFKNSTRKLNLPPSPAYSLPFIGHLYLLKHPVQRTLLSLSQSLGDTPIFHLRLGNRLVYVVSSHSVAEECFTRNDVVLASRPELIMGKHVAYDSTIMIAAPYGDHWRNLRRVAAVEIFSSHRVNTFMSIRKDEIRRLISHLSRNSLHGFAEVEMKSLLANLAFNNIIRMVAGKRYFGSGTEDNDEAKVVRELISEAVAGAGAGNLADYLPIIRWVTDVEKRAKLLGKRFDGFLQKLVDEKRAEKERGQTLIDHLLSLQETQPEYYTDIIIKGIIISLVIAGTDTSSITLEWALSNLLNHPKILEKARAEIDDKIGSDRLIDESDIENLPYLQYIVSETLRLYPPVPLLLPHYSSDDCKVAGYDMPRGTMLLTNVWAMHRDPGVWEEAERFKPERFEKEGEAQKLMPFGMGRRACPGVELGKRLVSLALGCLIQCFEWERVGEELVDMMEDKGLTMPKAIPLRAKCKSRVVTRKMTQSM